The genomic segment CAAGGTTTAGTGTAGCAGCTGCTATGGATTCCAAAAGGGGATGGAATTGTAATATTTCCACATGCTTCTTTATCACAGGCAGGTTCTTGAGATTCTGCTGCTTGTAATATTGGGCACAAGAGGAAGAGGAGTAGGAGGATGAAGTAAAGCGGTAAGTGAAAACCCATTTGCGTTGGTATTTTGTTTGAGGGaaatgaatgaagatttaaagaaaCAAAGGATGTTTGAGTGAGAAGCAAATGAAAAGTATTTGGTCACACTTTCCTTGAAGTTCCAGTGTAAGTGCATTTGATTTTAGAATAATTCACTAATTTGCAAAGACTGTTGGATACAATTTTCCAGCTACACGTAAGAGGTCTCcattcaaagaaataaaagggaGAGTCGAGCCTTATATTCCttcaaatatttttacaatagcaTTAAGAAATAAGGATAATTTATGTTCCTTCCttcaaaacttttaaatatttcaaatcatATTGTAAAATAGAAAGCTTGATACTatagattaaataaaatcatttttaaaattttattagttaatattaatttaattatattaaaagtgGATGAAAGAAGtgataaataaacttaatttaaaatgaaGATATATGTGGTTataatcaattttaattaattttgtactttatttttatatacatatatttatattaattattaagtttatacAATCCTAGTTGTCTATAAAGCTAGATGGGAGGAGATAACAAAGGGTGAGCATTATCCTTAATAAGTTATAGCAAAGGTGATTGTTCTTTACAACAACTTGAAAAGAAAATCCGAGGAATGTCACTTTTGACGCTGTACATACTCCATGTTGCGAGAGGTAAAAATAGTGTCCCAACACTAGTACTGCTGCAACCTGTATAGATATAAGAAACATTGTTAAAggtgaatttgaaaattaaaatacagGCTAAAAAACCATGAAAATGTTTCAATAAAGTTTCATTCATATTTGATAGCCAATGAGACAACCTTATTACATCATTCAATTGTTTTCAtattcaatttttacaaatttaatgataaataacaGTTATTGCATCACGCatctaaaagtaaataaattactatttaaattGACATAAATTAAATAGTCATAATGATTCCACTTTAAAAACAAGAAGTGTAAATTCACCACACACCTACAATAAAATTACGAGTGTTTTGAATTTGTACTTTGCGCTCGCAACAAAATCCCATACTATTGTATTCATAACGAGGAGGGCAAGACTtatgaattgaaaaaaagaaaagctatAATCAGTTAAAGTATcgaattaaattatcattttctcCTTATTCCACTCACATCATGGATGTAccttaaatttgtattattttttaaagaaataattgaaTTGGTGTCACCTATCAATTGAGCCTCGACTTAATTGAGAAATTATGAAAATCtattacttttataaaaaataagtattattataaaagtatttttttcattttatataataagattacttgagtttgatctcgaaaaaaatttgaattcgaCTCGGTAATTATTGAGCTGAGCTCAAGCTATCGATCAAGCTAAATTCGAGCTTAGTAATGCTTGACTTGAATAGCTTGCGAGTCTTAAcgatcttttcatatttttatattattaagttATGATATTTCTCTTAATTATCAAGTCGAGATCGAGTTcaagtaatttgattatatatCAAGTGAGTTCGAACATAGAAACAAATGTTAAATTGAACTCAAACCAAATATCGAATTCTAAATTTTAAGTCGAACTTAACAATATTCAAACTAGACTCAATTACCCCACTACCCTCTACAAGCTAATCAGTATAGCAAGTATTTGCCCCCGTAAAAGGTGCAATGCACCCCATTTGCTCTCATGACATCTTCTTTCCTAATTCAATGTACAGTAGAAATTTCCAAGGAAGATTTGCAAAGAAAGACGATAATCTGAACATTATTGACAATTTCCTCACAATCAAGCTAAAGTTTTCCTATTCAGAAGCTTTTAAGGAAGTGTCAGCTCTCCTCATCACATACAATCTTTATCATatgtaagtgttttttttttaatacaatatatgTGATTACTGTGGACTGTATtcaatatattttgaaaaaacCAGCAAGAACaataaacaatatcaaatttGTTCCCAAGATATTTGTGGACCTGCTGCTGTATTTTCATCTTAAAGTGAGAATTAAGAGTTGTGTAAAATGAATAACTTTACGTGTGGGGTTTTATGATGGGAAACCACTCAGAAACCTTCTTTCAACTtagtttctttaaaaaataataatgcacTTTAGAATTATCTGGAAAACATCCAAGCAAAGCAAAACCTATTCCATGATGAATGCTTTTTCACTTGTTTGCCAACTTACTTTTTTAGTTTTTAGAGACAAACAAAACATGATTAATTGTTTCTTAGACTCGTCTAATTAGACACGGTTTACGCCATATATCATATATGATAACAAAAGAATTCTTTCTATGTGAAAAAACAATAGTCAATATATTAAATAGACATTGAGTATTAAGCACAAATTGCAGATTTTAGTGAGACCGAAATGTTCTCCAGTTTCATCAAATGACACAAAGCTAGAGGAATATGACCAGTAATACTATTATTAGTGAGGGATAAAAGGCTGATCTTAAGGTATTCAACTTGAGGTATTCAACTGTAACCTTCTTAACTCGGCCCgtatgttatggccgaattttaAAGATTACATTGGTCACCGAAATAGTCTCATAGAACCAAttagatttgaaaatattttttttactaactTTTAGAAAACTTAATGTAACTGCCTTGGGATTATCAAAATGCCAGATTATTAAGTTGAATTAACTTAAGAGTTCAATTTAAGAAGTGTTGTGACATTTTGAGATAAACTTAGTTGatttttgttttgttgatttaCCTTTTTAAAGTGAAACCATCAGTCTTACCACTGTATGTTTTTTAACAAAGATTCAGGTTACCCAACTTTAAcacatataaataaattttataattataattgtaaaaatttatataacttattaatcaaataaaaagttatataacataataaaaataattttaattaaatttattttaaaatatcaaattaatttaacatattataattttataataccACGTCATTAGAACTAATATATATCctcaataaattaaaattcacatGTGAAAGAAGACAATATTATAACAATTGAGGCAAAGTTTTTGGTTTCAAAATCTTTTGTGGAAAAATCCGCACTTCAAGTTCAATGATGATGAGTAATGATTACATACTACCTTTAATTAAATGAGGCAAAAGCTGATCCGTGTATTGAATACTTTCCCATTTGTTGCAACATACTAATACTATAGATATAGAAAACAAAACGTGATGAATGATGAATGCTTTTCAACCTACTTTACTGGGGTTTCCATACTGTATATGTTTTTCTTTCTATGCCAACAACAGTAGTCAATGTGCCCTGCTTTATTTGTGGACCTGCTGCTGTATTTTCATCttaaagtaagaattaagagTTGTGTAAAATGACTAACTTTACGTGTGGGGTTTTATGATGGGAAACCGCTCAGAAACCTTCTTTCCATAATAATCGGAAAACATCCAAGCAAAGTGATGAATGCTTTTTCACTTGTTTGCcaacttacttttttttttagcttttagaGACAAACAAAACACGATTAACTTTTTGTTAGACTCGTCTAATTAAACACGGTTTACGCCATATATCATATATGATAACAAAGAAATTCTCCAATTTGATCCACTCTTGTGCTTTCTTTCTATGTGAACAACAATAGTCAATATATTCAATTTCACGAAATCCGATAAAATTACTGCAAAAGTTTGTCGAGAATTAATTTTCTTATAGCGAATTTCATACGGAAAATTCTAATTCAAGAGTTTGAGAAGTCATTGTTGGGCTTTTGGTAGTTAATAGGTTTTGAATGAGCTTGGATTAAGTTGAAAGAGAGGAGAAATTgagatttttggactaaattgcaaagttgCTTCATCTACCATGGATTATTGGCAAAACTAGGGAGATATTAAGGGTTCTATTCTCGATACATGGAGATAGttctttcttttatttggattaagggctaaattacaaatttctCCAAGAATAGGATCTTTCAATAAACAATCAATACAAGAAGGAATTGAGCCactttatttattttgggaaagCGAAGTGTACTACAGTTTCATCAAATGACACAAAGCTAGAGGAATACGACCAGTAAAACTATTATTAGTTGGTGTTGTTCAAAATTAAATCTTGAAGGATTCAACTATAACCTTCCTAACTTGGTTAAGATGTTATGGTTGAATTTTGAAGACTATATTAGCCATCGAAATGTCTCCGTTGAACCaatcaaatttaaaaacattCTTTTTAACTAACTTTTAGAAAGCTTAATGGAACTGCCTTGGGATTATCAAAATGTCATATTATTAAGTTAACTTAAGAGTCTAATTTAATAAGTGTTGTGACATTTTGAGGTAAACTtagttgatttttattttgttgatttgtctTTTTCTAAAACTCCAATTCCATTATTACGTAGTGGAAAAAGTGAAACCATCAATGTATTTTCTTTAACAAAGATTTGGGTTACACAGCtctaataaatacaaaaaaatttataataaaagatataaataaaacttatataacttattaatcaaataaaaagatatatatttttatatatgtagtCAATTTTATAATAACTTATTgaaagtatatattattggtatgTTTCATGTCTATATTATGATCTATGTTTAGAGTATATGACTACCTCTTCCAACAATATCGtcttcaaggtttgaacatgtaCTCTCTCTTCCAAATTGTAATATACTTTATCACTACGCTCAGCACTTATTGATAGCTTatcaaaaaatttatatttttaataatgaaatttaatttgaaaatccaTGAAACCAAttaattttcatcataaaaacttaaaatgCAATGTTATTTAAATCGAACTATTTGGTTGGATTAAAAATAGGTCGAAATTTCGATTTAGAGGAAGGTAAAAAATCAGTTAACCcatgaattgaattaaaaaaagtttaattgattgaatagtattttataattattaatatttttatttttatagttttttaataatttatttgattttcacTTAACATACTAAAAATGGACGATGTAATTGATTCGATCACTTATCCATTCCAAGGTTATATAATATTCAACTTGAATCGGAAGCTTTTTGAAATTATGTATTAAGATATTCAGCTCCAAATTGATTTGATTGGTTAGAGAGTTGTTGACAGAGCAGTAATGGCGTCGGGGAAAATGGCGATAAAGGATATGTTGGATTCTGTTAATATCTCTTGCTTTCTTAAGTTGTTCTCGCTCAATAAAGGCTTACATTACTATGATGAGTTACTCACctctttttatttcatctttagatatcagaagaagaagaaggtcAAGGATGAAGAAGAGCAAAAGGAGGTCTTTTTTTATTAACGATTTCATCGACTtagcaaaaggaaaagaaaaacatatCCAGAACTTGTATGATAAATACCTTCAAGAGATCAAATAACATTGAGTGAAACAAGTATGAATTCTTGGGCAACCACAAGACTCCACCAGTGTGACAGACAGAGAAGCTAAAGGCTATCAATCTAAGAGAAATTGTTTCAGGAGTGTTGGAAACTATAAAGATGAATTTAATGGAAAAGTTACACTGTTGGTTGTAATTGTCCTAGACGTTGAACAACTTGGATTGGTCTCCCATGAATGGATCATGTCATCTATTTCAGATTCTTCATCACCATGGTCTTCAGGAACATTTCCACCTGAAGTGTTAATCAACTCCAGTTCCATTGCTACTTGTTTCATGGTGGGTCTTTTCTTTCCATTAAGATTCAAGCATCTTTTTTCTAGCAGAGCCACTACTACAATCTCCTTTTCTGGACCATCCTTTACTACCATTGGATCGAGAATGTTAAATAAGGAATTCTCCTGCATTGACTGCAAAAAATAAGATACCAAGCTTTTCACTGACTCTGATTGTTCCAGGGAGATGGGTTTTTTTCCTGTTAAAAGCTCAATAAGAACAACTCCAAAGCTATAAACATCACTCTTCTCTGTGAATTGACTTGATCAAAAATATTCGGGATCCATGTATCCAAAATTTCCTTGCACCCGAGTGGTTAGATATGTTTGTTCAAGTGCAACTGATCTTGAAGTTCCAAAATCTGACACTTTTGCCCTATATTTATCATCCAAAAGTATGTTACTAGATTTGATGTCTCGATGATAAATAGGAGCAGAAGCAGCTGAATGCAAATAGAACAAGGCATTAGCAATTTCAATCGCAATTCGTAAACGCATTTCCCATGTCAATGGAATTCTTCATTTTGGTTATGAATGAGATCGTATAATGTACATTTGGGATGAACTCATACACCAATAGAGGAACTTCAGCCTCTAAACATATTGGAACccaccattgtttgaaaagtcaaatagggtgggcaccgaaagtagaaagtaatattggttggcaagttgggttaaaagttggcatgggataattgcaattttggtccctaattgtatagggacattgcaagttgatccttgaacctcaactataaataggcctaaccattgcttactttcttcatcccataatagccattctctacttaaggcattattctctctctctatttgtaaatttcacttgtaatttttggagtgaaatatatttggtagtgcccgaggacgtaggcaaaatttgatgaacctcgttaaaattctagtgttctttattatttgttttgcatattttgtgaatgtgattgtagtgatttattgtgctattaaattacgatagagggatattctagCTAGGAAaaacttggtatttaagtgatcttcgtgatctacctctctttcctgggaattgaacttagtgtgatttttcagtacaataattttactctttcacacgcttcagCGCAACAATTGGTgtcagagccaggttcgtacttggggaatacgaccgtttacggtactattcacgtatacagtactattcacgtatacagtattattcacgtatacggtactgttcacgtatacagtagttgggattgaggagaaaaatggcagcagcatcgttatcagcaaggactactgtgacaaatgcaaaatttgaagtaaagaaatttgacggtaccaataattttggtatgtggcaatgtgagatcctggatgtcttatgtcagcaagagctagatatagcccttgaagaaaaacctgacaagatg from the Gossypium hirsutum isolate 1008001.06 chromosome D09, Gossypium_hirsutum_v2.1, whole genome shotgun sequence genome contains:
- the LOC121203389 gene encoding wall-associated receptor kinase-like 9, encoding MRLRIAIEIANALFYLHSAASAPIYHRDIKSSNILLDDKYRAKVSDFGTSRSVALEQTYLTTRSMQENSLFNILDPMVVKDGPEKEIVVVALLEKRCLNLNGKKRPTMKQVAMELELINTSGGNVPEDHGDEESEIDDMIHSWETNPSCSTSRTITTNSVTFPLNSSL